The following proteins are co-located in the Festucalex cinctus isolate MCC-2025b chromosome 15, RoL_Fcin_1.0, whole genome shotgun sequence genome:
- the LOC144002479 gene encoding uncharacterized protein LOC144002479 isoform X2, producing MLTPEKSGAQPSTSAQMTFHRTMTTTMGPMQDSLGQSSKEREDRAHSNVRPLVLRQRKLLLKVTLLTVSRTKNVHQPIHPRKKDSGWLEVDEVGWQPTIFPFAAKPGPRDAAAELNSHLPADILELFITDELLQHIVHHTNLYANQSMQKQTDKNCDANPAASP from the exons atgctaacaccggagaaaagtggtgcacaaccgagcacgtctgcacagatgacgtttcatcggacgatgacgactactatgggtccgatgcaagacagtcttggacagtcttccaaagaacgtgaag atcgtgctcacagcaacgtccgaccgctggttctacgacaaagaaag ctcctactcaaagtaacccttctcacagtgagcagaacaaag aatgtgcatcaaccaatacatccaagaaaaaaag attctggctggcttgaagttgatgaagttggctggcagccaaccatcttcccctttgctgcaaaaccaggaccaagggatgctgcagcagagctgaattcccacctgccagctgacatcctggagctcttcatcacggatgaacttctccagcacatcgttcatcataccaacctctacgcaaatcagtccatgcagaagcagactgacaaaaactgtgatGCAAATCCTGCTGCATCCCCCTAG
- the LOC144002479 gene encoding uncharacterized protein LOC144002479 isoform X1, giving the protein MLTPEKSGAQPSTSAQMTFHRTMTTTMGPMQDSLGQSSKEREDRAHSNVRPLVLRQRKLLLKVTLLTVSRTKNVHQPIHPRKKDPKDSGWLEVDEVGWQPTIFPFAAKPGPRDAAAELNSHLPADILELFITDELLQHIVHHTNLYANQSMQKQTDKNCDANPAASP; this is encoded by the exons atgctaacaccggagaaaagtggtgcacaaccgagcacgtctgcacagatgacgtttcatcggacgatgacgactactatgggtccgatgcaagacagtcttggacagtcttccaaagaacgtgaag atcgtgctcacagcaacgtccgaccgctggttctacgacaaagaaag ctcctactcaaagtaacccttctcacagtgagcagaacaaag aatgtgcatcaaccaatacatccaagaaaaaaag atcccaaagattctggctggcttgaagttgatgaagttggctggcagccaaccatcttcccctttgctgcaaaaccaggaccaagggatgctgcagcagagctgaattcccacctgccagctgacatcctggagctcttcatcacggatgaacttctccagcacatcgttcatcataccaacctctacgcaaatcagtccatgcagaagcagactgacaaaaactgtgatGCAAATCCTGCTGCATCCCCCTAG